TTTTGCCATGTTAAACCTAAGCTATCTAATAAAGTAGGAACGTTTGGTTTCAAAACATCAGATGCGGGTAATAAAAAGTTTTCTTCTTTGTGCTTTTTAAACAAAGGCACCATGTCAGCAAATACTTTTTCTCCAATATAAATTTTACGTTTTCTATAGACTATGTATTTTTGTAAATAGAAGGCAATCGCTTCAGATTCACAAAAATATTTCATAGAATCAGGAACGGTAAAACGCATTTCTTCTGCAAGGCGGAAGAAGTGATCAATTGCATTTCTACTCGTAAAAATAACTGCAGTAACTTTGCTAAAATCAATCTTTTGTTGTCTAACTTCTTTTGCGTCTATTCCGACAACTTGGATAAATGGTCTAAAATCAATTTTGATTTTATTACTTTTTTCAATCTCGTAGTATGGCGAGTTCTCCGCCTGAGGCGTTGGTTGTGATACTAATATTGATTTAACTTTCATAGTAATTTTAGATTACTTTACCAACAATTAACAGC
This portion of the Empedobacter stercoris genome encodes:
- a CDS encoding uroporphyrinogen-III synthase, translating into MKVKSILVSQPTPQAENSPYYEIEKSNKIKIDFRPFIQVVGIDAKEVRQQKIDFSKVTAVIFTSRNAIDHFFRLAEEMRFTVPDSMKYFCESEAIAFYLQKYIVYRKRKIYIGEKVFADMVPLFKKHKEENFLLPASDVLKPNVPTLLDSLGLTWQKATLFRTVSSDLSDLSDVKYDILVFFTPSGIKSLFENFPEFVQDDTRIAVFGKSTADQAKEMGLRVDIEVPTPQTPSMTMALDKYVKEANKSK